One stretch of Bacteroidales bacterium DNA includes these proteins:
- a CDS encoding chloride channel protein, whose product MKFKKIRIIAYLNSLPERQRLIVLAVIVGFCSGLAAVALKLSIEGIKYVLTNWIDTGTASLWYLLFPGFGMLLAMLFVKYVAKEDISHGITRILYSISRKESKLSAKTIWTPLVASAVTIGFGGSVGAEAPIVHSGAAIGSTIAQKLNLNYKHITLLLACGAAGSLAGIFKAPLAGIVFTIEILMFDLTLASIVPLLVSTVTAILIPYFLLGQTVTFTNATTPFNLDNIPYYILLGLICGLMSFYFIRSTLSIEGKVKSIKNPYIRLIVCALGIGLLVFLFPPLYGEGYSSLSMLLNNEVESVFDGSIYGSISQNNIFVLIFFFAVMFLKVVSMSFTNAGGGIGGTFGPTLFVGGICGFLVARAINLTNIIALPEANFALVGMGGLMAGVMHAPLTAIFLIAEITGGYDLLMPLMITSAISYMLISRLEPNSIYTKRLAIQGDLITHDKDQAVLTLLKLDQLIETDFIKVYEEQSLGELVKIISTTHRNLFPVVTHDNKFVGVVLLDDVRNIMFDNSKYDTIHVSNFIRFTPHAIKKEDTMEMVMKKFKLSNAWNLPVIDENNVYLGFISKSKMFGAYREQLINFSQ is encoded by the coding sequence ATGAAATTTAAAAAGATTAGAATTATTGCATACCTTAATTCTTTACCTGAAAGACAAAGGTTAATTGTGCTTGCAGTAATTGTCGGTTTTTGTAGCGGACTGGCTGCTGTTGCACTAAAATTATCAATAGAAGGCATTAAATATGTTCTAACTAATTGGATAGATACGGGAACAGCAAGTTTATGGTATTTATTATTTCCCGGATTCGGGATGTTGTTAGCAATGCTTTTTGTTAAATATGTGGCAAAAGAAGATATCAGTCATGGAATAACAAGAATACTATATTCAATTTCGCGTAAGGAATCTAAATTGAGTGCGAAAACAATTTGGACGCCTTTAGTTGCCAGTGCCGTAACAATCGGTTTCGGCGGTTCGGTTGGAGCGGAAGCGCCTATTGTTCATTCTGGCGCGGCAATCGGCTCAACAATAGCACAAAAATTAAATCTGAACTATAAGCATATAACTTTGCTTTTGGCTTGTGGCGCAGCCGGTAGTTTGGCAGGAATCTTTAAAGCTCCTTTAGCCGGAATTGTCTTTACAATTGAGATTCTAATGTTTGATCTTACTTTGGCATCTATTGTTCCGCTACTGGTTTCTACGGTAACGGCAATTTTAATTCCGTATTTTCTTTTAGGACAAACAGTTACATTTACAAATGCTACAACTCCATTCAATTTGGATAATATCCCGTATTACATTTTATTAGGATTAATCTGCGGGTTGATGTCTTTTTATTTTATTCGTTCAACATTAAGTATTGAGGGAAAAGTAAAAAGTATTAAGAATCCGTATATCAGATTAATTGTATGTGCTTTAGGAATAGGCTTGCTGGTCTTTTTATTTCCTCCTTTATACGGCGAAGGATATTCTTCATTATCAATGTTGTTAAATAATGAGGTTGAGAGTGTTTTCGACGGCTCAATTTACGGTTCGATAAGTCAGAATAATATATTTGTTCTTATTTTCTTTTTTGCCGTCATGTTTCTGAAAGTAGTTTCTATGTCTTTTACCAATGCGGGAGGAGGAATCGGAGGAACTTTCGGTCCGACATTATTTGTCGGCGGGATTTGCGGTTTCTTGGTTGCACGGGCGATAAATTTAACCAATATTATTGCTTTACCCGAAGCAAACTTCGCTTTGGTGGGAATGGGCGGATTGATGGCAGGAGTGATGCATGCTCCGCTTACGGCAATATTTCTCATCGCCGAAATTACCGGCGGCTACGATTTATTGATGCCGTTAATGATTACATCGGCAATATCTTATATGTTGATTTCAAGATTAGAGCCAAATTCTATTTATACAAAACGACTTGCTATTCAGGGCGATCTTATTACTCATGATAAGGATCAGGCTGTTCTTACTCTTCTTAAATTGGATCAACTTATTGAAACGGATTTCATTAAGGTTTATGAGGAACAAAGTTTAGGAGAGTTGGTGAAAATAATTTCCACTACGCATAGAAATTTATTTCCGGTTGTAACTCATGATAATAAATTTGTTGGGGTTGTATTGCTGGATGATGTTCGTAATATTATGTTCGACAATAGTAAATACGATACAATACATGTTAGCAATTTTATACGGTTTACACCGCATGCTATCAAAAAAGAAGATACAATGGAAATGGTGATGAAAAAATTCAAATTAAGTAATGCCTGGAATTTACCGGTGATTGATGAAAATAATGTTTATCTCGGATTTATCTCCAAATCGAAAATGTTCGGAGCGTACAGAGAACAATTGATAAACTTTTCACAATAA
- a CDS encoding phosphoglycerate kinase, with amino-acid sequence MKTINDFNFNGMKVLIRVDFNVPLNEKFEITSTNRIDAALPTINKILDDGGSVILMSHLGRPKNGPEEKFSLKHLVNYLQQKLDTKVLFADDCIGKSAVEAAKNLHNGEVLLLENLRFHKEEEKGDEVFAEKLASLGDFYVNDAFGTAHRAHASTTIIANYFDKDHKAFGLLMAKEVEALEEVMTHAKRPFTAILGGAKVSDKILLVENLINKADNIIIGGGMMFTFVKAEGGKIGNSLVEEDFLEIAKKVLQKAKKESVKIYIPVDVVAADKFAEDANTEIMDAGDIKDGWMGLDIGPKSQKEIEEIIINSKTILWNGPMGVFEMEKFSEGTHKTAEAVAKATEKGAYSLIGGGDSVSAVKKYKLTDKISYISTGGGAMLEYIEGKKLPGVEALL; translated from the coding sequence AAATGAAAAATTCGAAATCACGAGTACTAACCGTATTGATGCAGCTTTGCCAACTATCAATAAGATTTTAGACGACGGCGGTTCGGTCATTTTGATGTCTCATCTCGGTCGTCCGAAAAACGGTCCGGAAGAAAAATTTTCATTAAAACATTTGGTTAATTATCTCCAACAAAAATTAGACACCAAAGTTTTATTTGCAGATGATTGTATTGGAAAGTCTGCTGTTGAAGCAGCAAAAAATTTGCATAATGGCGAGGTTTTACTTTTGGAGAATTTACGTTTTCATAAAGAAGAAGAAAAAGGCGATGAAGTGTTTGCTGAGAAATTGGCTTCCTTGGGAGATTTTTATGTTAATGATGCATTCGGTACGGCTCACAGAGCTCATGCATCTACAACAATTATTGCAAATTATTTTGATAAAGACCATAAGGCTTTCGGATTATTAATGGCGAAAGAAGTTGAAGCTTTAGAAGAAGTTATGACTCATGCTAAACGTCCGTTTACTGCTATTCTCGGAGGAGCAAAGGTCTCGGATAAAATTTTACTTGTGGAAAATTTGATAAACAAAGCCGACAATATTATTATCGGTGGCGGAATGATGTTTACTTTTGTAAAAGCGGAAGGCGGAAAAATCGGAAACTCACTTGTTGAGGAAGATTTTTTGGAAATAGCAAAAAAAGTTCTTCAAAAAGCTAAGAAAGAATCCGTTAAAATATATATTCCGGTTGATGTTGTTGCTGCCGATAAATTTGCAGAAGATGCAAATACTGAAATTATGGATGCCGGTGATATAAAAGACGGTTGGATGGGATTAGATATCGGTCCGAAATCCCAGAAAGAAATCGAAGAAATTATTATAAATTCAAAAACAATCTTATGGAACGGTCCGATGGGAGTTTTTGAAATGGAAAAGTTTTCGGAAGGAACTCATAAAACAGCGGAAGCAGTTGCAAAAGCTACTGAAAAAGGTGCTTATTCGTTAATAGGAGGCGGTGATTCGGTTTCGGCAGTAAAGAAATATAAACTTACGGATAAAATTAGTTATATATCTACAGGCGGCGGAGCAATGCTTGAATATATAGAAGGGAAGAAATTACCCGGAGTAGAAGCCCTATTGTAA
- the uvrA gene encoding excinuclease ABC subunit UvrA yields MTESENIHIEGARVNNLKNITLDIPRNELVVITGVSGSGKSSLAFDTLYAEGQRRYVESLSSYARQFLGRITKPEVDNISGISPAIAIEQKVSISNIRSTVGTSTEIYEYFKLLFARLGKTFSPITGREVKQFTTHDIVEEILSKEPKTRCYICFKINTDKETVEAQLNLFLGQAYSRLLKINKNDAENPIEILNIEKVLLSKEEIKNILKNKEITVLVDRHAIQDSAPNEDLLRRLTDSVETALYEGNGYCTVVYQHSESEITIESYSNNYEIDGVTFEQPNPNLFSFNNPYGACPVCEGLGKVQGIDEDLVIPDKTLSVFQDAVVCWRGEKMQKWKNHLIENAGECNFPIHKPIEQLSDKEYDILWNGCGKHFEGINDFFNYVNSNSYKIQYKVLASRFRGFTACPSCKGSRLRKEALYVKYDNKTINDFVNMSVRDLNNYFKNIKLSEAEEKIAGRVIQEIRQRVKFLSDVGLNYLTLNRLSSTLSGGESQRINLATALGSNLTGSMYILDEPSVGLHSRDTQRLIKTLQHLRDLGNSVIVVEHDEEIILAADFVVDIGPYAGRLGGEVVFAGTVPQLMKSDTLTAKYINGELSVPVPKQKRKIKNFITVHNANQFNLKNITVKFPLNMITVVIGVSGSGKSTLVDSILYPALTRHFGEGGKPGKFSSISGDLQAISGVELVDQNPIGRSSRSNPVTYIGAFDDIRSLFAQQKLSVVRGYKSGDFSFNIAGGRCENCEGDGFIIVEMQFLADVTLVCEECDGKRYKEEILDVKYKGYSIFDILEMTINQAVELFEKGTAAIEKRITQKLKSLQDVGLGYLKMGQSSNTLSGGEAQRVKLAYFLAKSETNNSKLFIFDEPTTGLHFHDINKLMSAFNALVEKGHSIIIIEHNKDVIKCADYVIELGPEGGEGGGYLLSEQ; encoded by the coding sequence ATGACAGAATCAGAAAATATTCATATAGAAGGGGCGAGAGTCAATAACTTAAAGAACATAACTCTTGATATTCCTCGCAACGAGTTGGTTGTTATTACCGGTGTTTCGGGTTCAGGTAAATCTTCTTTAGCTTTTGATACTCTTTATGCCGAAGGCCAAAGACGATATGTAGAAAGTCTTAGCTCATACGCGCGCCAGTTTCTCGGAAGAATTACAAAACCGGAAGTGGATAATATCTCCGGAATCTCTCCGGCAATAGCTATAGAACAAAAGGTTAGTATTTCAAATATACGTTCTACCGTTGGAACTTCCACGGAAATCTATGAATATTTTAAATTACTCTTTGCACGGCTTGGTAAAACTTTTTCTCCGATTACCGGTAGGGAAGTTAAACAGTTTACTACTCATGATATCGTAGAGGAAATTCTTTCAAAAGAACCGAAAACCCGTTGTTATATATGCTTTAAAATCAATACGGATAAAGAAACTGTTGAAGCACAGTTAAATTTATTTCTAGGGCAAGCGTATTCACGACTGCTGAAAATCAATAAAAACGATGCTGAAAATCCTATCGAAATTTTAAATATTGAAAAAGTTCTTTTATCAAAAGAGGAAATTAAAAATATTTTAAAAAATAAAGAAATTACAGTCCTTGTCGATCGTCACGCTATTCAGGACTCTGCCCCTAATGAAGATCTTTTGCGCAGGTTAACGGATTCCGTCGAAACGGCTTTGTACGAAGGAAACGGCTATTGCACTGTGGTTTATCAACATTCCGAATCAGAAATTACTATTGAGTCATATTCGAATAATTATGAAATTGACGGTGTAACTTTTGAACAACCGAATCCTAATCTTTTCAGTTTCAATAATCCTTATGGTGCTTGTCCTGTTTGTGAAGGATTAGGAAAAGTTCAAGGTATAGACGAAGATTTGGTTATTCCCGATAAAACTCTTTCTGTTTTTCAGGATGCCGTTGTTTGCTGGCGCGGCGAGAAAATGCAGAAATGGAAAAATCATTTAATTGAAAATGCCGGGGAATGTAATTTCCCGATTCATAAACCTATAGAACAACTTTCCGATAAGGAGTATGATATACTTTGGAATGGTTGCGGAAAACATTTCGAAGGTATTAATGATTTTTTTAACTATGTAAACAGCAATTCGTATAAGATTCAGTATAAAGTTCTGGCGTCTCGTTTTAGAGGATTTACCGCTTGTCCGTCATGCAAAGGAAGCCGGTTGAGAAAAGAAGCCCTATATGTGAAGTATGATAATAAGACTATTAATGATTTTGTTAATATGTCGGTTAGGGATCTGAATAATTATTTTAAAAATATAAAATTATCCGAAGCTGAAGAAAAAATTGCCGGTAGAGTTATTCAAGAAATAAGGCAAAGAGTGAAATTTTTGTCCGATGTGGGATTAAATTACTTGACACTTAATCGATTATCTTCTACTCTTTCCGGAGGTGAATCCCAACGTATAAATCTTGCTACGGCTCTTGGCAGTAATCTTACGGGATCTATGTATATTTTGGATGAACCGAGTGTAGGTTTACATTCGCGAGATACACAGCGACTGATTAAGACTCTTCAACATCTGCGAGACCTTGGTAATTCCGTTATTGTTGTTGAACACGATGAGGAGATTATTTTAGCTGCCGATTTTGTTGTTGATATTGGCCCGTATGCCGGCCGCCTCGGCGGTGAAGTTGTTTTCGCAGGAACAGTTCCGCAATTGATGAAATCGGATACTCTTACGGCAAAATATATTAATGGCGAATTATCCGTTCCTGTTCCTAAACAGAAACGTAAAATAAAGAATTTCATTACAGTACATAATGCAAATCAATTTAATCTGAAAAACATCACGGTAAAATTTCCCTTAAATATGATTACCGTTGTCATCGGTGTAAGCGGTTCGGGAAAATCAACGCTTGTAGATAGTATTTTATATCCTGCTCTTACTCGGCATTTTGGTGAAGGTGGAAAACCCGGTAAATTCAGTTCTATTTCCGGTGATCTTCAGGCAATTTCCGGTGTGGAATTAGTCGATCAAAATCCTATCGGACGCTCTTCCCGTTCAAATCCCGTTACTTACATCGGTGCTTTTGATGATATCAGAAGTTTGTTCGCACAACAAAAATTGTCTGTAGTGCGCGGGTATAAATCGGGAGATTTTTCTTTTAATATTGCCGGCGGAAGATGTGAAAATTGTGAAGGCGACGGATTCATTATTGTTGAGATGCAGTTTCTTGCAGATGTTACTTTGGTTTGCGAAGAATGCGACGGAAAAAGATATAAGGAAGAAATTTTAGACGTAAAATATAAAGGATATTCTATTTTTGATATTCTTGAAATGACGATAAATCAAGCTGTTGAACTTTTTGAAAAAGGAACTGCTGCTATCGAGAAAAGAATTACTCAAAAGTTGAAATCTTTACAAGATGTCGGTTTGGGTTATTTAAAAATGGGACAATCGTCAAATACACTTTCCGGTGGTGAAGCGCAACGCGTAAAGTTGGCATATTTCTTAGCAAAAAGCGAAACCAACAATTCGAAATTGTTTATTTTCGACGAACCGACTACAGGTTTACATTTTCATGATATTAATAAGTTAATGAGTGCTTTCAATGCTTTAGTTGAGAAAGGCCATTCAATAATTATAATTGAGCATAATAAAGATGTCATAAAATGTGCTGATTATGTAATCGAACTTGGACCTGAAGGCGGTGAAGGCGGCGGTTATCTCTTAAGTGAACAATAA